A genomic stretch from Desulfatiglans sp. includes:
- a CDS encoding Rne/Rng family ribonuclease: protein MKKEIMLINAVESEELRIAFVSDGMLEGFHIDTISGEQMEGNVYKGVVERIEPSLQACFVNFGADKNGFLPIDSIHPEYYNEAVETSRDRPYPPIEKVIDKGQELLVEVLKEMPGKKGAHLTTYISLAGRYVVLTPGRTINGVSKKIESEEERNRLKEIMNNMKYPEGVGYIIRTVAEGQSKKDLSKDLNRLLRLWKNIKKDVAKLPPYTLVHKEDDLCLRTLRDYYNSEVSEVIVDDKETYSKIKEYMRIFSPRDSSKVKLYKENRPIFDNYGVEEQIESIYLNNVKLKSGGSIVFGPTEALIAIDVNSGRAKSSKDVESMAFSTNLEAAVEAARQLRLRDLGGLVVIDFIDMRDRKHMRAIEKTLREELKKDRAKTDVAPISKFGLLELSRQRLRPSIESKTYITCGHCQGRGMVIGPGAAALSFMRRIQKGVLKGGISSVVAALPVEVADYILNKKRHELVELEDRHNVSIQIKGDITLPPGGGNLEFKSDDNGNK from the coding sequence ATGAAAAAAGAAATTATGTTGATCAATGCGGTTGAGTCAGAAGAGCTCCGTATCGCCTTTGTTTCTGATGGTATGCTTGAAGGGTTTCATATTGATACCATAAGCGGCGAGCAGATGGAGGGTAATGTCTACAAAGGGGTGGTTGAACGTATAGAGCCCAGCCTCCAGGCCTGCTTTGTCAATTTCGGGGCTGATAAGAATGGCTTTCTGCCCATAGACTCAATCCACCCGGAATATTACAACGAGGCAGTTGAAACAAGCAGGGATCGCCCTTACCCCCCAATTGAAAAGGTTATAGACAAGGGGCAGGAACTTCTTGTTGAGGTGTTAAAGGAGATGCCGGGTAAAAAGGGCGCTCATCTCACCACATATATCTCCCTTGCAGGCAGGTATGTTGTTCTTACCCCTGGCCGTACAATAAACGGCGTATCCAAGAAGATAGAGAGCGAAGAAGAGAGAAACCGCCTCAAGGAAATAATGAATAATATGAAATATCCTGAAGGTGTGGGCTATATCATCAGGACAGTCGCTGAAGGTCAGAGCAAAAAAGACCTCTCAAAAGATCTTAACAGGTTGTTGAGGCTCTGGAAAAATATCAAGAAGGATGTAGCAAAGCTCCCTCCATATACCCTTGTACACAAGGAGGATGACCTCTGTCTCAGGACCCTCAGGGATTATTATAACAGTGAGGTTTCAGAGGTCATAGTGGATGACAAGGAGACCTATTCCAAGATAAAGGAATACATGAGGATTTTTTCCCCAAGGGATTCCAGCAAGGTTAAACTCTACAAGGAAAACCGACCCATTTTTGACAACTACGGTGTTGAAGAGCAGATTGAAAGCATTTATCTGAACAACGTAAAGCTCAAATCAGGGGGGTCAATTGTCTTTGGCCCAACCGAGGCGTTAATTGCCATAGATGTAAATTCAGGCAGGGCAAAAAGCAGCAAGGATGTAGAAAGCATGGCCTTCAGCACCAATCTTGAGGCGGCAGTGGAGGCAGCCAGGCAGTTAAGGTTACGTGACCTCGGCGGTCTGGTGGTTATAGATTTTATTGACATGCGCGATAGAAAACACATGAGGGCGATTGAAAAAACCCTGCGTGAAGAGCTAAAAAAAGACAGGGCAAAGACCGATGTGGCCCCTATCTCAAAGTTCGGTTTACTTGAGCTATCGCGCCAGAGGTTAAGGCCTTCCATTGAATCAAAGACCTATATCACATGTGGTCACTGCCAGGGGAGGGGTATGGTAATAGGCCCTGGGGCTGCTGCACTTTCATTTATGCGCAGGATACAAAAAGGGGTGCTTAAAGGTGGTATATCAAGTGTTGTTGCTGCCCTTCCAGTTGAAGTGGCAGACTATATCCTTAATAAGAAGAGACATGAACTGGTGGAGCTTGAAGACAGACATAATGTATCTATCCAGATAAAGGGTGACATAACCTTACCGCCGGGCGGTGGTAACCTGGAATTCAAGTCTGATGATAATGGAAATAAATAG